In Syngnathus acus chromosome 21, fSynAcu1.2, whole genome shotgun sequence, one genomic interval encodes:
- the si:ch211-214p13.9 gene encoding cell surface glycoprotein CD200 receptor 1-A isoform X1 gives MKEPIGVSAVILLLSLLCQAWTQDSVTHLYFNVGSEVKLNCSNMSKDLMSKEITYIIWRVGLVGNKQCQVGWQKSEGLLDTCTDGKSLHGISESWSYLHIPNFSERDVGIYMYEMPFAGGIHTCNVSVSITVPPSISSWLELRDNNSMVAVCAAEGGKPAADVTWRHAENESAVVTQWRSGGLFSVESRLKLPEGPTNATCVIKHPYWEAEKTLVPRHRKGLLDTVVCLLIVVSILMVLTALLFFIYKKLIMLRNYLITDRSAAKPEPVIHKPEIEGVEEVEPYASYVQRVNSIYNS, from the exons ATGAAGGAGCCAATTGGGGTTTCTGCTGTCATTCTCTTGTTGTCATTGCTGTGCCAAGCATGGACTCAGGACTCAG tgacCCACTTATATTTCAATGTGGGGAGTGAGGTCAAGCTGAACTGCAGCAACATGTCGAAGGACTTGATGTCGAAGGAGATTACGTACATCATCTGGAGAGTGGGCCTGGTTGGAAACAAGCAGTGTCAGGTGGGCTGGCAAAAGTCTGAGGGTTTATTAGACACCTGCACTGACGGCAAGTCCCTGCACGGCATCTCGGAGTCTTGGTCCTACCTGCACATCCCCAACTTCTCTGAGCGCGACGTGGGCATATACATGTACGAAATGCCTTTTGCTGGAGGAATCCACACCTGTAACGTCAGCGTGTCCATTACAG TTCCTCCCAGTATCTCCTCCTGGTTAGAGCTGAGGGACAACAACAGCATGGTGGCCGTCTGCGCAGCGGAGGGAGGAAAGCCGGCCGCCGATGTCACGTGGCGCCATGCCGAAAACGAGTCAGCCGTGGTGACGCAGTGGCGTTCCGGTGGATTGTTCTCTGTAGAAAGTCGCCTGAAATTACCTGAGGGCCCGACAAACGCGACATGCGTCATCAAGCATCCATACTGGGAAGCAGAGAAGACGTTGGTACCAAGGCACCGAAAAG GTCTTCTTGATACTGTTGTGTGCCTTCTCATAGTTGTGTCAATCTTGATGGTCCTAACTGCACTTTTATTCTTTATATACAAAAAGCTAATCATGCTCAG AAATTACTTGATCACAGACCGCTCGGCAGCCAAACCTGAGCCCGTTATACACAAACCTGAG atTGAGGGAGTAGAGGAAGTGGAGCCTTATGCCAGCTATGTTCAACGTGTCAACTCCATCTATAACTCatga
- the si:ch211-214p13.9 gene encoding cell surface glycoprotein CD200 receptor 1-A isoform X2 has translation MKEPIGVSAVILLLSLLCQAWTQDSVTHLYFNVGSEVKLNCSNMSKDLMSKEITYIIWRVGLVGNKQCQVGWQKSEGLLDTCTDGKSLHGISESWSYLHIPNFSERDVGIYMYEMPFAGGIHTCNVSVSITVPPSISSWLELRDNNSMVAVCAAEGGKPAADVTWRHAENESAVVTQWRSGGLFSVESRLKLPEGPTNATCVIKHPYWEAEKTLVPRHRKVVSILMVLTALLFFIYKKLIMLRNYLITDRSAAKPEPVIHKPEIEGVEEVEPYASYVQRVNSIYNS, from the exons ATGAAGGAGCCAATTGGGGTTTCTGCTGTCATTCTCTTGTTGTCATTGCTGTGCCAAGCATGGACTCAGGACTCAG tgacCCACTTATATTTCAATGTGGGGAGTGAGGTCAAGCTGAACTGCAGCAACATGTCGAAGGACTTGATGTCGAAGGAGATTACGTACATCATCTGGAGAGTGGGCCTGGTTGGAAACAAGCAGTGTCAGGTGGGCTGGCAAAAGTCTGAGGGTTTATTAGACACCTGCACTGACGGCAAGTCCCTGCACGGCATCTCGGAGTCTTGGTCCTACCTGCACATCCCCAACTTCTCTGAGCGCGACGTGGGCATATACATGTACGAAATGCCTTTTGCTGGAGGAATCCACACCTGTAACGTCAGCGTGTCCATTACAG TTCCTCCCAGTATCTCCTCCTGGTTAGAGCTGAGGGACAACAACAGCATGGTGGCCGTCTGCGCAGCGGAGGGAGGAAAGCCGGCCGCCGATGTCACGTGGCGCCATGCCGAAAACGAGTCAGCCGTGGTGACGCAGTGGCGTTCCGGTGGATTGTTCTCTGTAGAAAGTCGCCTGAAATTACCTGAGGGCCCGACAAACGCGACATGCGTCATCAAGCATCCATACTGGGAAGCAGAGAAGACGTTGGTACCAAGGCACCGAAAAG TTGTGTCAATCTTGATGGTCCTAACTGCACTTTTATTCTTTATATACAAAAAGCTAATCATGCTCAG AAATTACTTGATCACAGACCGCTCGGCAGCCAAACCTGAGCCCGTTATACACAAACCTGAG atTGAGGGAGTAGAGGAAGTGGAGCCTTATGCCAGCTATGTTCAACGTGTCAACTCCATCTATAACTCatga
- the si:ch211-214p13.9 gene encoding cell surface glycoprotein CD200 receptor 1-A isoform X3 has protein sequence MSKDLMSKEITYIIWRVGLVGNKQCQVGWQKSEGLLDTCTDGKSLHGISESWSYLHIPNFSERDVGIYMYEMPFAGGIHTCNVSVSITVPPSISSWLELRDNNSMVAVCAAEGGKPAADVTWRHAENESAVVTQWRSGGLFSVESRLKLPEGPTNATCVIKHPYWEAEKTLVPRHRKGLLDTVVCLLIVVSILMVLTALLFFIYKKLIMLRNYLITDRSAAKPEPVIHKPEIEGVEEVEPYASYVQRVNSIYNS, from the exons ATGTCGAAGGACTTGATGTCGAAGGAGATTACGTACATCATCTGGAGAGTGGGCCTGGTTGGAAACAAGCAGTGTCAGGTGGGCTGGCAAAAGTCTGAGGGTTTATTAGACACCTGCACTGACGGCAAGTCCCTGCACGGCATCTCGGAGTCTTGGTCCTACCTGCACATCCCCAACTTCTCTGAGCGCGACGTGGGCATATACATGTACGAAATGCCTTTTGCTGGAGGAATCCACACCTGTAACGTCAGCGTGTCCATTACAG TTCCTCCCAGTATCTCCTCCTGGTTAGAGCTGAGGGACAACAACAGCATGGTGGCCGTCTGCGCAGCGGAGGGAGGAAAGCCGGCCGCCGATGTCACGTGGCGCCATGCCGAAAACGAGTCAGCCGTGGTGACGCAGTGGCGTTCCGGTGGATTGTTCTCTGTAGAAAGTCGCCTGAAATTACCTGAGGGCCCGACAAACGCGACATGCGTCATCAAGCATCCATACTGGGAAGCAGAGAAGACGTTGGTACCAAGGCACCGAAAAG GTCTTCTTGATACTGTTGTGTGCCTTCTCATAGTTGTGTCAATCTTGATGGTCCTAACTGCACTTTTATTCTTTATATACAAAAAGCTAATCATGCTCAG AAATTACTTGATCACAGACCGCTCGGCAGCCAAACCTGAGCCCGTTATACACAAACCTGAG atTGAGGGAGTAGAGGAAGTGGAGCCTTATGCCAGCTATGTTCAACGTGTCAACTCCATCTATAACTCatga